The following are encoded in a window of Mycolicibacterium tusciae JS617 genomic DNA:
- a CDS encoding 30S ribosomal protein bS22: MGSVIKKRRKRMSKKKHRKLLRRTRVQRRKLGK; the protein is encoded by the coding sequence ATGGGTTCAGTCATTAAGAAGCGGCGTAAGCGTATGTCGAAGAAGAAGCACCGCAAGCTGCTTCGTCGCACCAGGGTTCAGCGCAGAAAACTCGGCAAGTAG
- a CDS encoding helix-turn-helix domain-containing protein, giving the protein MTSMNGPSGRDSASGKRDSAGSGASDGQPPRAQFLTVAEVASLMRVSKMTVYRLVHNGELPAVRVGRSFRVHAKAVHDMLESSYFDAG; this is encoded by the coding sequence ATGACGTCTATGAACGGGCCATCGGGTCGTGATTCGGCGAGCGGCAAGCGAGACAGTGCCGGTTCCGGCGCGTCCGACGGCCAGCCGCCCCGTGCTCAATTTCTCACCGTCGCGGAAGTGGCGAGTCTGATGCGAGTCAGCAAGATGACCGTATATCGGTTGGTGCACAACGGAGAGCTGCCCGCCGTGCGTGTCGGCCGCTCATTCCGTGTGCACGCCAAGGCCGTGCACGACATGCTCGAAAGCTCGTACTTCGACGCAGGCTGA
- the proC gene encoding pyrroline-5-carboxylate reductase, translating into MARIGIIGGGSMGEALLSGMLRAGRQVKDLVVAEKDPGRAKYLSEKYSVLVTTVEDAVDTATYVIVAVKPFDVEGLVAEIADAAARAETDTAEKVFVTVAAGVTAAFYENKLPAGSPVVRVMPNAPVVVGGGVSALAPGRFATAEHLKEVSAIFDAVGGVLTVPESQLDAVTAVSGSGPAYFFLMVEALVDAGVAAGLPRSVSTDLVVQTMAGSAAMLLERLDEAQPSGDVAGTFLGSAIDTTAAQLRATVTSPGGTTAAGLRELERGGLRAAVASAVEAAKTRSEQLGITSQ; encoded by the coding sequence ATGGCCAGAATCGGGATCATCGGCGGCGGAAGTATGGGTGAGGCGCTGCTGTCAGGCATGCTGCGCGCCGGTCGGCAGGTCAAGGACCTGGTGGTCGCCGAGAAGGACCCCGGCCGGGCGAAGTACCTATCCGAGAAGTATTCGGTGCTGGTCACGACGGTGGAGGACGCGGTCGACACCGCGACGTACGTCATCGTCGCGGTGAAGCCGTTCGACGTCGAGGGTCTGGTCGCTGAGATCGCCGACGCCGCAGCGAGGGCCGAAACCGATACCGCCGAAAAGGTTTTCGTCACCGTCGCAGCCGGCGTCACGGCGGCGTTCTACGAGAACAAGTTGCCGGCGGGGTCACCTGTCGTCCGGGTGATGCCCAACGCCCCGGTCGTCGTCGGCGGCGGTGTGAGCGCGTTGGCGCCCGGCCGTTTCGCGACCGCGGAACACCTCAAGGAGGTGTCGGCGATCTTCGATGCGGTCGGCGGTGTGCTGACCGTGCCGGAGTCGCAACTCGACGCCGTCACCGCCGTGTCCGGGTCGGGCCCGGCCTACTTCTTTCTGATGGTCGAGGCCTTGGTGGATGCCGGTGTGGCGGCCGGTCTGCCGCGGTCGGTTTCGACCGATCTTGTCGTGCAAACAATGGCGGGTTCGGCCGCGATGCTGCTCGAGCGCCTCGATGAGGCTCAGCCGTCCGGCGATGTGGCCGGAACTTTTCTGGGCTCCGCGATCGACACGACCGCCGCGCAGCTGCGCGCGACAGTTACCTCGCCCGGTGGTACCACCGCCGCTGGTCTGCGGGAACTCGAAAGGGGCGGTTTGCGGGCGGCTGTCGCGTCGGCCGTGGAAGCCGCAAAAACCCGGTCTGAGCAGCTAGGAATTACATCTCAGTAA
- a CDS encoding thioesterase family protein has product MSSSTLFTDAMVLTSAGDGAYDGELNEHWTIGEKVHGGAMLALCANAARTEHAGDVQPIAISGNFLWAPDPGPMRVHTTVRKRGRRVSLIDVELNQGDRVAVRASVTLGEPEHHVPPLLSVNPVVPLMQPEPPPGLEPIGPGHRMADIVHLAHGCDIRPSLTTMEPRSDGGPPVIEYWVRPKGVAPDVLFALLCGDVSAPVTFGVNRFGWAPTVQLTAYLRALPADGWLRVLCTTVQIGQDWFDEDHIVVDCEGHIVVQSRQLAMVPPAQ; this is encoded by the coding sequence ATGTCGAGCTCGACCCTGTTCACCGACGCCATGGTGCTCACCAGTGCCGGCGACGGCGCATATGACGGTGAGTTGAACGAGCATTGGACCATCGGCGAGAAGGTGCACGGCGGGGCGATGCTGGCGCTGTGCGCGAACGCGGCCCGCACCGAGCATGCCGGTGACGTGCAGCCGATCGCGATCTCGGGGAACTTCCTGTGGGCGCCCGATCCCGGTCCGATGCGGGTGCACACGACCGTGCGCAAGCGCGGCCGTCGCGTCAGCCTGATCGACGTCGAGCTGAACCAGGGGGACAGGGTCGCCGTGCGGGCTTCTGTCACGCTCGGCGAGCCCGAACACCATGTCCCGCCGCTGTTATCAGTCAACCCCGTCGTCCCGTTGATGCAGCCGGAACCGCCGCCCGGTCTCGAGCCGATCGGGCCTGGCCATCGGATGGCCGACATCGTCCATCTCGCGCACGGCTGTGACATACGACCGTCGCTGACCACCATGGAACCGCGGTCGGACGGCGGCCCGCCGGTCATCGAGTACTGGGTGCGGCCGAAGGGCGTCGCTCCCGACGTTCTTTTCGCCCTGCTGTGCGGCGATGTGTCGGCTCCGGTGACGTTCGGGGTCAACCGGTTCGGTTGGGCGCCCACCGTGCAACTCACGGCCTATCTGCGGGCACTGCCCGCAGACGGCTGGCTGCGGGTGCTGTGTACGACGGTGCAGATCGGCCAGGACTGGTTCGACGAGGACCACATCGTCGTCGACTGCGAGGGCCACATCGTCGTGCAGAGCCGCCAGCTGGCGATGGTGCCGCCCGCACAGTAA
- a CDS encoding sugar phosphate isomerase/epimerase family protein: MRPAIKVGLSTASVYPLRTEAAFEYAATLGYDGVELMVWAETVSQDIDAIAELSERYEMPVLSVHAPCLLISQRVWGANPIPKLERSVRAAEQLGAQTVVVHPPFRWQRRYAEGFSDQVAELEASSDVLVAVENMFPFRADRFFGAGQTSIERMRKRGGKPGPGISAFAPSYDPLDGNHAHYTLDLSHTATAGTDAVDMANRMGEGLVHLHLCDGSGASADEHLVPGRGTQPTVEVCEMLAASNFSGHVILEVTTSGARSAGEREALLAESLQFARANLLR, from the coding sequence GTGCGCCCCGCAATCAAGGTCGGTCTGTCGACGGCCTCGGTATATCCGCTGAGGACCGAGGCCGCCTTCGAGTACGCCGCGACACTGGGCTATGACGGCGTCGAACTGATGGTGTGGGCCGAGACGGTCTCCCAGGACATCGATGCCATCGCCGAGTTGTCCGAGCGATACGAGATGCCTGTGCTTTCGGTGCACGCACCGTGCCTGTTGATCTCGCAGCGGGTGTGGGGCGCAAATCCGATTCCGAAATTGGAGCGCAGCGTACGGGCCGCAGAACAGCTCGGCGCTCAGACCGTAGTGGTCCATCCGCCGTTCCGGTGGCAACGCAGATACGCCGAAGGGTTCAGCGACCAGGTCGCCGAACTCGAGGCGTCCAGCGATGTGCTGGTGGCGGTGGAGAACATGTTTCCGTTCCGCGCCGACCGGTTCTTCGGTGCGGGCCAGACGTCGATCGAGCGCATGCGCAAGCGCGGCGGTAAGCCGGGACCGGGTATCTCGGCGTTCGCGCCGTCCTACGACCCGCTGGACGGCAACCACGCCCACTACACGCTGGACCTGTCGCACACCGCGACCGCAGGCACCGACGCCGTCGACATGGCGAACAGGATGGGTGAGGGCCTGGTGCACCTGCATCTGTGCGACGGCAGCGGCGCGTCGGCGGACGAACATCTGGTGCCCGGCCGTGGCACCCAACCGACCGTCGAGGTCTGCGAGATGCTGGCGGCAAGCAACTTCTCCGGTCATGTGATCCTCGAGGTGACCACGTCGGGGGCGAGGTCGGCCGGTGAGCGTGAGGCGCTGCTGGCCGAGTCGCTACAGTTCGCCCGCGCAAATCTGCTGCGCTGA
- a CDS encoding Ppx/GppA phosphatase family protein, translating to MRLGVLDVGSNTVHLLVVDARRGGHPTPMSSTKAALRLAEAIDGNGKLTRKGADKLIGTLDELAKIAASSGCAELMAFATSAVRDAKNSEELLARVHAETGVALQVLSGVDESRLTFLAVRRWYGWSAGRIINIDIGGGSLELSNGVDEEPEVALSLPLGAGRLTREWLPDDPPGRRRVAMLRDWLATELADAGAEMLKAGNPDLAVATSKTFRSLARLTGAAPSGAGPTVKRTVTATGLRQLIAFISRMTAADRAELEGVSAERAPQIVAGALVAEASMKALDVESVDICPWALREGLILRKLDSEADGTALMETSVQRR from the coding sequence GTGCGATTAGGCGTGCTGGATGTCGGCAGCAATACCGTCCATCTCTTGGTGGTGGACGCGCGTCGCGGCGGCCATCCGACGCCCATGAGCTCCACCAAGGCCGCGCTGCGCCTCGCCGAGGCGATCGACGGCAACGGAAAACTCACCCGCAAGGGCGCCGACAAATTGATCGGCACCCTCGACGAGCTTGCCAAGATCGCCGCGAGTTCGGGCTGCGCCGAGCTGATGGCATTCGCCACCTCGGCCGTGCGCGACGCCAAGAACTCCGAAGAACTGCTCGCCAGGGTGCACGCCGAGACCGGGGTAGCACTGCAGGTGCTCAGCGGGGTCGACGAATCCAGGCTGACGTTCCTTGCCGTGCGTCGCTGGTACGGCTGGAGCGCCGGCCGCATCATCAACATCGACATCGGCGGCGGCTCGTTGGAGTTGTCGAACGGTGTCGACGAGGAGCCTGAGGTGGCGCTCTCGCTGCCGCTCGGCGCGGGCAGGCTGACTCGCGAGTGGCTGCCCGACGATCCGCCCGGCCGTCGCCGCGTCGCCATGCTGCGCGACTGGCTGGCGACCGAGTTGGCCGACGCCGGTGCCGAGATGCTCAAGGCAGGCAACCCGGACTTGGCGGTAGCGACGTCCAAGACGTTCCGTTCGCTGGCCCGCCTCACCGGCGCCGCGCCCTCCGGGGCAGGTCCGACGGTCAAGCGGACGGTCACAGCCACCGGCTTAAGGCAGCTCATAGCATTCATCTCTAGGATGACCGCGGCTGACCGTGCGGAGTTGGAAGGGGTGAGTGCTGAGCGGGCGCCGCAGATCGTGGCCGGCGCCCTGGTAGCTGAGGCGAGCATGAAGGCTCTCGATGTCGAAAGCGTAGATATCTGCCCCTGGGCATTGCGAGAAGGGCTGATTCTGCGGAAACTCGACAGCGAGGCTGATGGAACGGCGTTGATGGAGACATCCGTACAGCGACGCTGA
- a CDS encoding YciI family protein, whose protein sequence is MTDPLDSSRERSSLFFFRLTPPRADFAQTMTPAEQQAMAAHQEYWQQLLRDGRVVVYGPVAQPEGVWGLGVLRAADRAEVLAIAERDPSVTAGVNTFEVFEIMDGVTG, encoded by the coding sequence ATGACCGATCCACTCGACTCTTCGCGCGAGCGCTCATCACTCTTCTTCTTCCGCCTGACGCCCCCGCGGGCGGATTTCGCTCAGACCATGACGCCCGCCGAACAGCAGGCCATGGCCGCCCACCAGGAGTACTGGCAACAGCTGCTCCGCGACGGCCGGGTGGTGGTCTACGGTCCCGTCGCCCAACCCGAAGGGGTGTGGGGACTGGGCGTGCTGCGCGCCGCCGACCGCGCCGAGGTGCTGGCCATCGCCGAGAGAGACCCCTCAGTCACCGCCGGTGTCAACACCTTTGAGGTGTTCGAAATCATGGACGGCGTTACCGGCTGA
- the regX gene encoding two-component sensory transduction protein RegX: MTSVLIVEDEESLADPLAFLLRKEGFEATVVADGPSALAEFERAGADIVLLDLMLPGMSGTDVCRQLRSRSSVPVIMVTARDSEIDKVVGLELGADDYVTKPYSARELIARIRAVLRRGNDNDDPGIGDGVLEAGPVRMDVERHVVSVNGVLITLPLKEFDLLEYLMRNSGRVLTRGQLIDRVWGADYVGDTKTLDVHVKRLRSKIESDPANPVHLVTVRGLGYKLEG, translated from the coding sequence ATGACCAGCGTGTTGATCGTGGAGGACGAGGAGTCCTTGGCCGATCCCCTGGCCTTTCTCCTGCGCAAGGAGGGCTTCGAGGCCACCGTAGTGGCCGACGGGCCGTCGGCCCTGGCTGAGTTCGAGCGGGCCGGTGCAGACATCGTCCTGTTGGATCTGATGCTACCGGGGATGAGCGGCACCGATGTATGTAGGCAATTGCGTTCGCGCTCAAGCGTTCCCGTCATCATGGTGACGGCACGTGACAGCGAGATCGACAAGGTGGTGGGACTCGAGCTCGGCGCCGACGACTACGTCACGAAGCCGTACTCCGCCCGGGAACTGATTGCCCGTATCCGCGCGGTGCTGCGTCGCGGCAACGACAATGACGACCCGGGCATCGGCGACGGCGTGCTCGAGGCCGGCCCGGTGCGGATGGATGTCGAGCGGCACGTCGTGTCGGTCAACGGTGTTCTCATCACGTTGCCGCTCAAGGAGTTCGACCTGCTCGAGTATCTGATGCGCAACAGCGGTCGAGTGCTCACGCGTGGTCAGCTCATCGACCGCGTGTGGGGTGCCGACTACGTCGGTGACACGAAAACCCTTGACGTGCATGTGAAGCGGCTGAGGTCGAAGATCGAGTCCGACCCTGCCAACCCTGTGCACCTCGTCACTGTCCGCGGCCTGGGATACAAACTCGAGGGCTGA
- a CDS encoding sensor histidine kinase, with translation MSVVTATLIAALAALLTLVIGVALGAGLVPRLMERRQRRATAQTGITVSQMLAHVVSQSPVGIVVVDTYRDVVYTNDRARELGLVRDRLLDDRAWLAAERTLTTGEDGEVDLSPRKRAHPGRSGLSVRGHVRLLTEQDRRFAVVYVDDQSEHARMEATRRDFVANVSHELKTPVGAMGVLAEAVLASSDDPETVRRFAQKMLTESSRLANMVGELIELSRLQGAEPLPDLESVDVDTVVAEALSRYKVAADSADIAITTDAPTGFRVLGDQTLLVTAIANLVSNAIAYSPHGSSVSISRRRRGDNIEIAVTDRGIGIASTDQERVFERFFRVDKARSRATGGTGLGLAIVKHVAANHNGSIRLWSQPGTGSTFTLSIPAYPQGDDDLEVHVERED, from the coding sequence GTGAGTGTGGTAACGGCGACGCTGATCGCAGCCCTCGCCGCGCTGCTCACCCTGGTGATCGGTGTGGCGCTCGGGGCGGGGCTGGTACCTCGCCTGATGGAGCGCAGGCAGCGGCGGGCGACGGCGCAGACCGGTATCACCGTCTCGCAGATGCTGGCCCACGTCGTATCGCAGTCGCCGGTCGGGATCGTTGTGGTCGACACCTACCGTGACGTGGTCTACACGAATGACCGGGCCCGCGAACTGGGTCTGGTGCGTGACCGGCTGCTCGACGACCGCGCATGGCTGGCGGCAGAACGCACGCTGACCACGGGCGAGGACGGCGAGGTCGACCTGTCGCCCCGTAAGCGCGCCCACCCCGGCCGCTCGGGCCTGTCGGTTCGCGGCCACGTCCGCCTGCTGACCGAGCAGGATCGCCGGTTCGCGGTCGTCTACGTCGACGACCAGTCTGAGCACGCCCGGATGGAGGCGACCCGTCGCGATTTCGTCGCCAACGTCAGCCACGAGCTCAAGACACCCGTCGGCGCCATGGGTGTGCTCGCCGAGGCGGTGCTGGCGTCCTCGGACGATCCCGAGACGGTGCGCCGGTTCGCGCAGAAGATGCTCACCGAGTCGAGTCGGCTGGCCAACATGGTGGGCGAGCTGATCGAGCTGTCGCGACTGCAGGGCGCCGAACCGCTGCCCGACCTCGAGTCCGTCGACGTCGACACCGTGGTGGCCGAGGCGCTGTCGCGATACAAGGTGGCCGCCGACAGTGCTGACATCGCGATCACCACCGATGCGCCGACCGGATTCCGCGTGCTCGGTGACCAGACACTGTTGGTCACCGCGATCGCCAACCTGGTGTCCAACGCGATCGCGTACTCGCCCCACGGTTCGTCGGTGTCGATCAGCAGGCGCCGCCGCGGCGACAACATCGAAATCGCCGTCACCGACCGAGGTATCGGGATCGCCAGCACAGATCAGGAGCGGGTATTCGAACGGTTCTTCCGCGTCGACAAGGCGCGCTCCCGCGCCACCGGCGGCACCGGGCTCGGATTGGCGATCGTCAAACACGTCGCCGCCAATCACAACGGATCCATTCGGCTGTGGAGTCAGCCGGGAACAGGATCGACGTTCACCCTGTCGATTCCGGCGTATCCCCAGGGTGACGATGACCTAGAAGTGCACGTCGAACGAGAGGACTAG
- a CDS encoding phosphoglyceromutase: protein MGDSTLILLRHGESEWNAKNLFTGWVDVDLTEKGRAEAVRSGELMAELDRQPDVLYTSLLRRAITTANLALDAADRHWIPVHRDWRLNERHYGALQGLNKAETKEKYGEEQFMKWRRSYDTPPPPIEAGSTYSQDTDPRYADIGGGPLTECLSDVVERFVPYFEQTIVPDLAAGKTVLIAAHGNSLRALVKYLDGMSDEDVVGLNIPTGIPLRYDLDSDLKPTVAGGTYLDPEAAAAGAAAVAAQGAK, encoded by the coding sequence ATGGGAGACTCCACGCTGATCCTGCTCCGTCACGGTGAGAGCGAGTGGAACGCGAAGAACCTGTTTACCGGCTGGGTCGACGTTGATCTCACCGAGAAGGGCAGGGCCGAGGCGGTGCGCTCCGGCGAGCTGATGGCCGAACTCGACCGCCAGCCCGACGTGCTGTACACATCGCTGCTGCGCCGGGCGATCACCACCGCGAATCTGGCGCTGGATGCGGCCGACCGCCATTGGATCCCGGTGCACCGCGACTGGCGGCTCAACGAGCGGCACTACGGCGCCCTGCAGGGCCTCAACAAGGCCGAGACGAAGGAAAAGTACGGCGAAGAGCAGTTCATGAAGTGGCGGCGCAGCTATGACACGCCGCCGCCGCCGATCGAGGCCGGCAGCACGTACAGCCAGGACACCGATCCGCGCTACGCCGATATCGGCGGCGGACCGTTGACCGAATGCCTCTCCGACGTCGTCGAGCGGTTCGTGCCGTACTTCGAACAGACCATCGTTCCCGACCTTGCGGCCGGCAAGACCGTGCTGATCGCCGCGCACGGCAACTCGTTGCGCGCGCTGGTGAAGTACTTGGACGGAATGTCGGACGAAGACGTGGTCGGCCTCAACATCCCGACCGGCATTCCCCTTCGCTACGATCTGGACTCCGATCTCAAGCCGACGGTCGCCGGAGGCACCTACCTGGACCCCGAGGCCGCGGCGGCAGGCGCAGCCGCGGTTGCTGCGCAGGGCGCGAAGTAA